A portion of the Micromonospora tarapacensis genome contains these proteins:
- a CDS encoding GNAT family N-acetyltransferase, whose amino-acid sequence MELNGPGLLLRPWQDADAPAVLDAWHDPAIAQWNPQGDALDLATARRWVRWRADWSGGGHVSLAVADPTDPDTMLGSVSLHRIQGGDASIGYWTVAAARGRGLASAAVARLTGWAFEDLGLERIELCHAVANPASCRVAERAGYLAEGTLRQSHRYGDGRRYDEHLHARLVTD is encoded by the coding sequence GTGGAACTGAACGGCCCTGGCCTGCTGCTGCGGCCCTGGCAGGACGCGGACGCGCCGGCTGTGCTCGACGCGTGGCACGATCCGGCGATCGCGCAGTGGAACCCACAGGGCGACGCGCTCGACCTCGCGACCGCGCGCCGGTGGGTGCGGTGGCGGGCCGACTGGTCCGGTGGCGGCCACGTCTCGCTGGCCGTGGCCGACCCGACGGACCCGGACACCATGCTCGGGTCGGTGTCGCTGCACCGGATCCAGGGCGGCGACGCCTCGATCGGCTACTGGACCGTCGCCGCCGCCCGAGGTCGCGGGCTCGCCTCGGCGGCGGTCGCCCGGCTCACCGGGTGGGCCTTCGAGGACCTCGGCCTGGAACGGATCGAGCTGTGCCACGCGGTGGCCAACCCGGCCTCCTGCCGCGTCGCCGAGCGGGCCGGCTACCTGGCCGAGGGCACCCTGCGGCAGTCGCACCGCTACGGCGACGGTCGCCGCTACGACGAGCACCTGCACGCCCGCCTGGTCACCGACTGA
- a CDS encoding general stress protein, with translation MTTQSNPPAWQPGVTGGGTLPSGPGGRTAAPGGDGQGPPAGPPTVTIGAYPDYPSAQRVVDHLADNRFPVERTAIVGTNLALVETVLGRLTTARAALVGAGTGAWFGLFIGLLFGIFTVGNWVAVILVGLVIGAVWGAVFGGVAHAMTGGRRDFTSASSLRAGQYAVTVEADVADQARQLLGRLHLGGRTPQTAG, from the coding sequence ATGACCACACAGTCGAATCCCCCGGCCTGGCAGCCGGGGGTGACGGGCGGCGGCACCCTCCCGTCCGGTCCTGGCGGTCGTACCGCCGCACCCGGTGGCGACGGGCAGGGCCCACCGGCCGGTCCGCCGACCGTGACGATCGGCGCCTATCCGGACTATCCGTCCGCCCAACGGGTGGTGGACCACCTGGCCGACAACCGGTTCCCGGTGGAACGGACCGCCATCGTCGGCACCAACCTGGCCCTGGTGGAGACCGTGCTCGGCCGGCTGACCACCGCCCGCGCGGCGCTGGTCGGCGCCGGCACGGGTGCCTGGTTCGGTCTGTTCATCGGGCTGCTGTTCGGCATCTTCACCGTCGGGAACTGGGTGGCGGTGATCCTGGTCGGCCTGGTCATCGGTGCCGTCTGGGGTGCCGTGTTCGGTGGTGTCGCGCACGCGATGACGGGTGGACGGCGGGACTTCACGTCCGCCAGTTCGCTGCGCGCCGGTCAGTACGCGGTCACGGTGGAGGCGGACGTCGCCGACCAGGCCCGCCAACTGCTGGGCCGGCTGCACCTGGGCGGTCGCACACCGCAGACGGCGGGCTGA